The following are encoded together in the Brassica napus cultivar Da-Ae chromosome A9, Da-Ae, whole genome shotgun sequence genome:
- the LOC106368204 gene encoding guanylate kinase 2: MGEAAAFFVDHLVNGQHTNGFGEDRDTTVQIGDRSYVIDGSHEGNPLFLGVQIHDKTTNKWSSPTVLGTGPKPCKGYSAIVLKQGRILVIKKGSASDDSIWFLEVDSPFVREQRKLLGREVVAWSKGVRGNAEKPIVISGPSGVGKGTLITMLMKEFPSMFGFSVSHTTRSPRCMEKNGVHYHFTDKTVMEKEINDGKFLEFASVHGNLYGTSIESVEVVTDSGKRCILDIDVQGARSVKASSLDAVFIFVCPPSMKELEDRLRARGTETEEQIQKRLRNAEAEIKAGKSSGIFEHILYNDNLEECYKNLKNLLGINDDAPVNGVEVEGISLPKEHTVTKKEDKIMIQETGEATKNDMIVLDLSSINGGAPGRTRGIVLDSVKSS; the protein is encoded by the exons ATG gGAGAAGCAGCAGCTTTCTTTGTGGATCATCTGGTTAATGGACAACACACCAATGGCTTTGGCGAAGACAGAGATACAACTGTCCAAATTGGGGATCGATCC TATGTGATTGATGGAAGTCATGAAGGGAACCCTTTGTTCCTTGGAGTTCAGATCCATGACAAAACCACTAACAAGTG GTCCAGTCCTACTGTTCTTGGAACAGGTCCTAAGCCCTGCAAAGGCTACTCCGCCATTGTTCTTAAACAAGGACGGATCTTGGTTATCAAAAAAGGCTCAGCTTCCGACGACTCAATCTGGTTCCTTGAG GTGGACAGTCCTTTTGTCCGGGAACAAAGGAAACTCTTAGGGAGAGAGGTTGTTGCTTGGAGCAAAGGAGTGAGAGGAAACGCTGAGAAGCCTATTGTGATAAGCGGTCCTTCAGGAGTTGGCAAAGGAACGCTtataacgatgctcatgaaAGAGTTTCCTTCGATGTTTGGGTTCTCTGTGAGCCACACAACTAGATCTCCGAGGTGTATGGAGAAGAACGGTGTTCATTACCATTTCACTGATAAAACTGTGATGGAGAAAGAGATCAACGACGGGAAGTTTCTTGAGTTTGCTTCTGTTCATGGTAATCTATACGGAACCAGCATTGAGTCTGTTGAGGTTGTAACAGATTCAGGAAAG AGATGTATTCTTGACATTGATGTTCAAGGAGCGAGGTCTGTGAAGGCGAGTTCTCTTGATGCTGTATTCATATTCGTTTGTCCTCCTTCAATGAAGGAGCTTGAAGATCGGCTCCGTGCTCG AGGAACTGAGACAGAGGAGCAGATTCAAAAGCGGCTTAGAAACGCTGAAGCTGAGATCAAAGCTGGGAAGTCCTCAGGCATTTTTGAACATATCTTGTATAATGACAACCTTGAGGAATGCTACAAGAACCTCAAG AATCTATTGGGGATAAACGATGACGCTCCTGTGAATGGTGTAGAAg TAGAAGGGATCAGTCTTCCCAAGGAGCACacagtgacaaagaaggaagatAAGATTATGATTCAAGAAACAGGAGAAGCAACCAAGAACGACAT GATCGTGTTGGATTTATCTTCAATTAACGGGGGAGCACCGGGAAGAACAAGAGGGATAGTTCTGGACTCGGTGAAGTCCAGTTAA
- the LOC106419627 gene encoding uncharacterized protein LOC106419627 isoform X2 encodes MTKPQCKKKKGKTTQQTPPTQIDVGEDLRLPPRLFATDRFPVRRLNIYSSPEILPFIRHVLRGTPEFDTIRQSPFGKLFDIPARQAPVSCKMIHSFLSRQLLCLPEHTLWTAFGGKPLRYGLQEFGTVTGLDCRPFPEGYHPDIAKSVVPGKDNVWKRVIGKKKTITIAELCRMLETGHKMSQWRKIRLALIIIVDGVLFA; translated from the exons ATGACGAAACCGCAgtgtaagaagaagaaaggaaagacGACGCAGCAGACGCCACCAACGCAAATCGACG TCGGAGAAGACCTCCGTCTCCCACCCAGATTATTCGCAACTGATAGGTTCCCCGTCAGGCGACTCAATATCTACTCCTCGCCGGAGATTCTGCCGTTCATTCGCCATGTTCTCCGAGGTACTCCGGAGTTCGATACTATTCGCCAGTCACCTTTTGGGAAGCTTTTCGACATCCCTGCCCGCCAAGCTCCAGTTTCCTGTAAGATGATTCATTCCTTCCTCTCGCGTCAACTtctatgtcttccagaacacaCGCTCTGGACGGCTTTTGGTGGGAAGCCTCTCCGTTACGGTCTCCAAGAGTTTGGTACCGTCACCGGCTTAGACTGTCGGCCCTTCCCGGAAGGGTATCACCCAGACATTGCTAAATCTGTTGTTCCTGGCAAAGACAACGTATGGAAAAGAGTTATTGGCAAGAAGAAGACCATAACGATTGCGGAACTATGTCGTATGCTCGAAACAGGTCACAAGATGTCTCAATGGAGGAAGATACGACTTGCGTTGATTATCATCGTCGACGGCGTCCTCTTTGCTTGA
- the LOC106419627 gene encoding uncharacterized protein LOC106419627 isoform X1 produces MTKPQCKKKKGKTTQQTPPTQIDGTVGEDLRLPPRLFATDRFPVRRLNIYSSPEILPFIRHVLRGTPEFDTIRQSPFGKLFDIPARQAPVSCKMIHSFLSRQLLCLPEHTLWTAFGGKPLRYGLQEFGTVTGLDCRPFPEGYHPDIAKSVVPGKDNVWKRVIGKKKTITIAELCRMLETGHKMSQWRKIRLALIIIVDGVLFA; encoded by the exons ATGACGAAACCGCAgtgtaagaagaagaaaggaaagacGACGCAGCAGACGCCACCAACGCAAATCGACG GAACAGTCGGAGAAGACCTCCGTCTCCCACCCAGATTATTCGCAACTGATAGGTTCCCCGTCAGGCGACTCAATATCTACTCCTCGCCGGAGATTCTGCCGTTCATTCGCCATGTTCTCCGAGGTACTCCGGAGTTCGATACTATTCGCCAGTCACCTTTTGGGAAGCTTTTCGACATCCCTGCCCGCCAAGCTCCAGTTTCCTGTAAGATGATTCATTCCTTCCTCTCGCGTCAACTtctatgtcttccagaacacaCGCTCTGGACGGCTTTTGGTGGGAAGCCTCTCCGTTACGGTCTCCAAGAGTTTGGTACCGTCACCGGCTTAGACTGTCGGCCCTTCCCGGAAGGGTATCACCCAGACATTGCTAAATCTGTTGTTCCTGGCAAAGACAACGTATGGAAAAGAGTTATTGGCAAGAAGAAGACCATAACGATTGCGGAACTATGTCGTATGCTCGAAACAGGTCACAAGATGTCTCAATGGAGGAAGATACGACTTGCGTTGATTATCATCGTCGACGGCGTCCTCTTTGCTTGA
- the LOC106368205 gene encoding remorin 4.1-like, producing MLTLYSQDSSSTEITTTTTDASDSRDETPPSETVVRDIHAMTTTELPRPQQRGGHLSPTRSVNFSDGASSAGENFTTVSREFNALVIAGSSMDNNNNSNGNNQSISHRDVINELTRISEDEDGGGGDQHHQVPEEDTNPWAIVPDGYDNRAGSENIVTTTSSSGQNRMVTAASVQRVKRDEVEAKITAWQTAKLAKINNRFKRQEAFINGWLNEQVHKANSWMKKIERKLEERRAKAMEKTQNKVAKAQRKAEERRAMAEAKRGTEVARVLEVSNLMRAVGRPPAKRSFFSIS from the exons ATGTTGACTTTGTACAGTCAAGATAGCTCATCAACAGAGATCACCACCACGACTACCGATGCTTCCGATAGCCGGGACGAGACTCCACCGTCTGAGACCGTCGTGAGAGATATTCACGCTATGACGACCACCGAGCTTCCACGTCCACAGCAAAGAGGAGGACACTTGTCTCCGACGAGGTCTGTGAACTTTAGCGACGGAGCTTCTTCTGCCGGAGAGAACTTCACCACGGTGAGCAGAGAGTTCAACGCTCTAGTCATCGCAGGCTCTTCCatggacaacaacaacaacagcaacgGGAACAACCAATCCATAAGTCATCGTGACGTCATAAACGAGCTGACTAGGATCAGTGAAGATGAagacggtggtggtggtgatcaGCATCATCAGGTGCCTGAAGAAGATACAAACCCGTGGGCGATCGTACCGGACGGTTATGATAACCGGGCCGGTTCGGAGAATATTGTGACCACGACTTCATCAAGTGGTCAGAATCGGATGGTGACGGCTGCCTCGGTGCAGAGGGTGAAGAGGGATGAGGTGGAAGCAAAGATAACGGCGTGGCAGACGGCGAAGCTGGCTAAGATTAATAATAGGTTTAAGAGACAAGAGGCTTTTATTAACGGTTGGTTAAATGAGCAGGTCCATAAAGCTAACTCTTGGATGAAGAAAATCGAG AGGAAGTTGGAAGAAAGGAGAGCAAAGGCGATGGAGAAAACACAGAACAAAGTGGCCAAAGCTCAGAGGAAGGCGGAGGAGAGGAGAGCGATGGCGGAAGCAAAAAGAGGAACGGAGGTTGCTAGGGTTCTTGAAGTCTCTAATCTCATGAGAGCCGTGGGAAGACCTCCGGCCAAACGTTCATTTTTCTCTATCTCCTAG
- the LOC106363561 gene encoding uncharacterized protein At4g04775-like produces the protein MSSNSSSSRSVQRRSTVGIPTRCWCGANLTTYAAETKENLYRRFYRCEIAVQRKSEHHLFKWVDEAFVDEINNLDAKRCQLQAEIESYKRSTTLRFQAQDKHIEDALLEMRKLIDEQSKLMAATISTTTITLIHIHIWNFSCIIFCVIKKRGNIKFLVINIL, from the exons ATGAGCTCCAACAGCTCTTCATCTCGTTCCGTTCAACGCAGATCAACAGTTGGCATACCTACTCGCTGCTGGTGTGGAGCCAATCTAACAACCTACGCCGCCGAAACGAAGGAAAACCTATACCGGAGATTCTACAGATGTGAAATTGCCGTTCAG AGGAAATCAGAACACCACTTGTTCAAATGGGTTGATGAGGCTTTTGTTGATGAGATAAACAATCTAGATGCAAAAAGATGTCAGCTACAGGCCGAGATTGAGTCTTATAAGAGGTCGACGACACTACGCTTTCAAGCACAAGACAAACACATCGAAGACGCCCTCCTGGAGATGAGAAAACTTATCGACGAGCAAAGTAAGCTTATGGCTGCCACAATATCAACTACTACCATCACCCTCATCCACATCCATATCTGGAATTTCAGCTGCATCATATTCTGTGTCATCAAAAAGAGGGGGAATATCAAATTCCTCGTCATCAACATCCTCTAG
- the LOC106368206 gene encoding calcium-dependent protein kinase 32, with protein MGNCCGSAGSLANNDNNKPTKGRKKQNPFSIDYGLHHGNNNGGVKVKPLKLIVLTDPTGREISQKYKLGRELGRGEFGVTYLCTDKETEEVFACKSILKKKLRTAVDIEDVRREVEIMRHMPEHPNVVTLKETYEDEIAVHLVMELCEGGELFDRIVARGHYTERAAAVVTKTIMEVVQVCHKHGVMHRDLKPENFLFANKKETAPLKAIDFGLSVFFKPGERFNEIVGSPYYMAPEVLKRNYGPEVDIWSAGVILYILLCGVPPFWAETEQGVALAIIRSQLNFRRDPWPKVSENAKDLIRKMLDPDQKRRLTAQQVLDHPWLQNAKTAPNVSLGETVRARLKQFTVMNKLKKRALRVIAEHLSDEEASGIREGFQIMDTNQRGKINIDELKIGLQKLGHAVPQDDLQILMDAGDIDKDGYLDCDEFIAISVHLRKMGNDEHLKKAFAFFDQDNNGYIEIEELREALSDEVGTSEEVVEAIIRDVDTDKDGRISYEEFATMMKTGTDWRKASRQYSRERFNSISQKLMQDASLHVNSEAI; from the exons ATGGGTAATTGTTGCGGCTCTGCGGGATCGTTAGCCAATAACGATAACAACAAGCCCACAAAAGGAAGGAAGAAGCAAAACCCTTTCTCCATCGACTACGGTCTCCACCACGGCAATAACAACGGAGGAGTAAAGGTAAAACCTCTCAAGCTTATCGTGCTAACGGATCCAACAGGACGCGAGATCTCGCAGAAATACAAGCTGGGGAGAGAGCTAGGCCGTGGAGAGTTCGGTGTCACGTACCTATGCACCGACAAAGAGACCGAAGAGGTCTTCGCGTGTAAGTCGAttctgaagaagaagctgaggaCGGCTGTGGATATAGAGGATGTTAGGAGAGAAGTTGAGATCATGAGGCATATGCCTGAGCATCCCAATGTTGTTACTTTGAAGGAGACTTATGAGGATGAGATTGCTGTTCATTTGGTTATGGAGCTTTGTGAAGGTGGGGAGTTGTTTGATAGGATTGTGGCGAGAGGGCATTACACTGAGAGAGCTGCTGCTGTTGTGACTAAGACCATCATGGAAGTTGTTCAG GTGTGTCATAAACATGGGGTAATGCACAGGGACCTGAAACCTGAGAACTTCTTATTTGCAAACAAGAAGGAGACTGCACCTCTTAAGGCCATTGATTTTGGTCTCTCTGTCTTCTTCAAACCAG GCGAGAGGTTCAACGAGATCGTTGGGAGTCCGTACTACATGGCTCCTGAGGTGCTAAAACGAAACTATGGGCCAGAGGTTGACATTTGGAGTGCAGGTGTTATTCTTTACATACTTCTCTGTGGTGTCCCTCCTTTCTGGGCAG AAACTGAACAAGGAGTTGCACTAGCAATTATTCGATCTCAACTGAACTTCAGAAGGGATCCATGGCCTAAGGTTTCTGAAAACGCAAAAGACCTTATCAGGAAAATGCTTGATCCTGACCAAAAACGTCGTCTCACAGCTCAGCAAGTGCTAG ATCATCCGTGGTTACAAAATGCAAAGACAGCTCCCAATGTGTCATTAGGTGAAACAGTAAGGGCAAGGCTGAAGCAGTTCACAGTCATGAACAAGCTCAAGAAACGAGCACTCAGGGTTATTGCTGAGCATTTATCAGATGAAGAAGCTTCTGGTATAAGAGAAGGGTTCCAAATCATGGACACCAACCAAAGAGGGAAGATAAACATTGACGAGCTAAAAATAGGGTTGCAAAAACTTGGCCATGCTGTTCCTCAAGATGATTTACAGATTCTTATGGacgct GGAGATATTGATAAAGATGGATACTTGGACTGTGACGAGTTCATTGCCATATCAGTGCATCTCAGGAAAATGGGCAATGATGAGCATCTCAAGAAAGCGTTTGCATTCTTTGATCAAGACAACAACGGGTATATTGAAATAGAAGAGTTAAGGGAAGCTTTGTCTGATGAAGTTGGTACAAGTGAAGAGGTTGTTGAAGCCATTATCCGTGATGTTGATACCGATAAG GATGGAAGAATAAGTTATGAAGAATTTGCGACAATGATGAAAACAGGAACAGATTGGAGAAAAGCTTCTAGGCAGTACTCAAGGGAACGGTTTAATAGTATCAGTCAAAAACTGATGCAAGATGCATCGTTGCATGTCAATAGCGAGGCAATATGA